A DNA window from Camelina sativa cultivar DH55 chromosome 17, Cs, whole genome shotgun sequence contains the following coding sequences:
- the LOC104758730 gene encoding uncharacterized protein LOC104758730 isoform X1 translates to MPSLGTFPDIATIQPSLQAHLVPLGAQSIIHAKTLPNPWRQSRFSKNLKFYTGHTHVRRGKVLITAVATLETKFPAQKENVQSSSLSSASSVSSDARNGSADDGEELQQVDDREKLRRMRISKANRGNTPWNKGRKHSPETLQKIRERTKIAMQDPKIKLKLANLGHAQNKETRMKIGEGVRMRWARRKERRKVQETCHFEWQNLIAEAAKEGYTDEETLQWDSYNILDQQNQLEWLESVEQRKAARGAKSNRRAPKSPEQRRRIAEAIAAKWADPSYRERVCSGLAKYHGITEGVERRRRRPSGNTEPRKKNPAKKSTRDSETERQSQVQVVKVRKRKTPVYKDPMASSKLEMIKSIRAKRVAEESKKMDAVDRARLLISEAEKAVKVLEIAALKSPVAQASLLESKKLIAEATQLIESMEMRQIASDEDETDPNNILQEVDSEVETKDTHDQEEQPGEINGTHTFLINGESLLHLNMRCSDLPTFNIEGTTDQFVSDKESNTSQGDREDIKHGIAPQPNGTRVHLPAESNGAVRHGEDHPLPNGYHGMEEKVASLETGNVTKKWVRGRLVEVTEAA, encoded by the exons ATGCCTTCTTTAGGTACCTTTCCTg ATATTGCTACTATCCAACCTTCCTTGCAAGCTCATCTTGTTCCATTGGGGGCTCAGAGTATTATCCATGCTAAAACTCTACCTAATCCATGGAGACAATCCCGTTTCTCCAAGAATTTGAAGTTTTACACGGGTCATACTCATGTCCGGAGAGGCAAAGTCCTTATTACTGCAGTGGCCACTCTTGAAACCAAGTTTCCTGCTCAGAAAGAAAACGTACAGAGCTCTTCCCTGTCTTCTGCTTCTTCGGTGTCCTCTGATGCTCGAAATGGAAGTGCTGATGATGGCGAAGAGTTGCAACAAGTGGATGATAGAGAAAAGTTGAGAAGGATGAGGATTTCTAAGGCAAATAGAGGGAACACTCCTTGGAACAAAGGCAGGAAGCATAGTCCGG AGACCCTACAGAAGATTAGAGAACGGACAAAGATTGCTATGCAAGACCCAAAG ATTAAGCTGAAATTAGCAAATCTTGGGCACGCACAAAA CAAGGAGACACGAATGAAAATTGGGGAAGGAGTGCGGATGCGATGGGCAAGGCGGAAGGAGAGGAGAAAAGTGCAAGAGACATGTCATTTCGAGTGGCAAAACTTGATAGCGGAAGCTGCTAAAGAAGGATATACAGATGAGGAAACGCTTCAGTGGGATTCTTACAACATCTTGGATCAACAGAATCAACTGGAATGGCTTGAAAGTGTTGAGCAGAGGAAAGCCGCTAGAGGAGCTAAAAGTAACAGAAGAGCACCAAAATCTCCTGAACAAAGAAGGAGAATTGCAGAAGCAATAGCTGCTAAATGGGCTGATCCA TCTTACCGTGAAAGGGTTTGCTCTGGCTTGGCAAAGTATCACGGTATAACTGAAGGTGTCGAGAGGCGCCGTAGAAGACCAAGTGGCAATACAGAGCCTAGGAAGAAAAATCCTGCAAAGAAAAGTACAAGGGATTCAGAAACCGAACGGCAAAGCCAAGTTCAAGTAGTGAAAGTACGGAAGCGGAAAACGCCGGTGTATAAAGATCCTATGGCAAGTTCAAAGCTAGAAATGATAAAAAGCATCAGAGCAAAACGAGTGGCGGAAGAATCAAAGAAGATGGATGCTGTGGACAGAGCAAG GCTTTTGATCTCAGAAGCTGAGAAAGCTGTAAAAGTGCTTGAGATTGCTGCTTTGAAAAGCCCGGTTGCTCAAGCATCTTTGTTAGAGAGTAAAAAGCTCATCGCAGAAGCAACACAGCTGATTGAATCTATGGAGATGAGGCAGATAGCTTCAGATGAAGATGAGACTGACCCTAATAATATTCTTCAAGAGGTAGACAGTGAAGTCGAGACCAAAGATACACACGATCAAGAAGAACAACCAGGAGAGATTAACGGAACACACACGTTCCTGATCAACGGAGAAAGTCTTCTTCACTTGAACATGAGATGTAGCGATTTGCCAACATTCAACATAGAAGGTACTACAGATCAGTTTGTTTCTGATAAGGAATCCAACACTTCCCAGGGAGATAGAGAAGATATCAAACACGGGATAGCTCCCCAACCAAATGGAACCAGAGTTCATCTACCAGCAGAGTCTAATGGAGCTGTCAGACATGGTGAGGATCATCCTCTTCCGAATGGTTACCACGGAATGGAAGAAAAGGTTGCATCTTTGGAAACAGGAAACGTAACGAAGAAGTGGGTTCGTGGAAGGCTAGTCGAAGTCACAGAAGCAGCTTGA
- the LOC104758730 gene encoding uncharacterized protein LOC104758730 isoform X2, with amino-acid sequence MPSLDIATIQPSLQAHLVPLGAQSIIHAKTLPNPWRQSRFSKNLKFYTGHTHVRRGKVLITAVATLETKFPAQKENVQSSSLSSASSVSSDARNGSADDGEELQQVDDREKLRRMRISKANRGNTPWNKGRKHSPETLQKIRERTKIAMQDPKIKLKLANLGHAQNKETRMKIGEGVRMRWARRKERRKVQETCHFEWQNLIAEAAKEGYTDEETLQWDSYNILDQQNQLEWLESVEQRKAARGAKSNRRAPKSPEQRRRIAEAIAAKWADPSYRERVCSGLAKYHGITEGVERRRRRPSGNTEPRKKNPAKKSTRDSETERQSQVQVVKVRKRKTPVYKDPMASSKLEMIKSIRAKRVAEESKKMDAVDRARLLISEAEKAVKVLEIAALKSPVAQASLLESKKLIAEATQLIESMEMRQIASDEDETDPNNILQEVDSEVETKDTHDQEEQPGEINGTHTFLINGESLLHLNMRCSDLPTFNIEGTTDQFVSDKESNTSQGDREDIKHGIAPQPNGTRVHLPAESNGAVRHGEDHPLPNGYHGMEEKVASLETGNVTKKWVRGRLVEVTEAA; translated from the exons ATGCCTTCTTTAG ATATTGCTACTATCCAACCTTCCTTGCAAGCTCATCTTGTTCCATTGGGGGCTCAGAGTATTATCCATGCTAAAACTCTACCTAATCCATGGAGACAATCCCGTTTCTCCAAGAATTTGAAGTTTTACACGGGTCATACTCATGTCCGGAGAGGCAAAGTCCTTATTACTGCAGTGGCCACTCTTGAAACCAAGTTTCCTGCTCAGAAAGAAAACGTACAGAGCTCTTCCCTGTCTTCTGCTTCTTCGGTGTCCTCTGATGCTCGAAATGGAAGTGCTGATGATGGCGAAGAGTTGCAACAAGTGGATGATAGAGAAAAGTTGAGAAGGATGAGGATTTCTAAGGCAAATAGAGGGAACACTCCTTGGAACAAAGGCAGGAAGCATAGTCCGG AGACCCTACAGAAGATTAGAGAACGGACAAAGATTGCTATGCAAGACCCAAAG ATTAAGCTGAAATTAGCAAATCTTGGGCACGCACAAAA CAAGGAGACACGAATGAAAATTGGGGAAGGAGTGCGGATGCGATGGGCAAGGCGGAAGGAGAGGAGAAAAGTGCAAGAGACATGTCATTTCGAGTGGCAAAACTTGATAGCGGAAGCTGCTAAAGAAGGATATACAGATGAGGAAACGCTTCAGTGGGATTCTTACAACATCTTGGATCAACAGAATCAACTGGAATGGCTTGAAAGTGTTGAGCAGAGGAAAGCCGCTAGAGGAGCTAAAAGTAACAGAAGAGCACCAAAATCTCCTGAACAAAGAAGGAGAATTGCAGAAGCAATAGCTGCTAAATGGGCTGATCCA TCTTACCGTGAAAGGGTTTGCTCTGGCTTGGCAAAGTATCACGGTATAACTGAAGGTGTCGAGAGGCGCCGTAGAAGACCAAGTGGCAATACAGAGCCTAGGAAGAAAAATCCTGCAAAGAAAAGTACAAGGGATTCAGAAACCGAACGGCAAAGCCAAGTTCAAGTAGTGAAAGTACGGAAGCGGAAAACGCCGGTGTATAAAGATCCTATGGCAAGTTCAAAGCTAGAAATGATAAAAAGCATCAGAGCAAAACGAGTGGCGGAAGAATCAAAGAAGATGGATGCTGTGGACAGAGCAAG GCTTTTGATCTCAGAAGCTGAGAAAGCTGTAAAAGTGCTTGAGATTGCTGCTTTGAAAAGCCCGGTTGCTCAAGCATCTTTGTTAGAGAGTAAAAAGCTCATCGCAGAAGCAACACAGCTGATTGAATCTATGGAGATGAGGCAGATAGCTTCAGATGAAGATGAGACTGACCCTAATAATATTCTTCAAGAGGTAGACAGTGAAGTCGAGACCAAAGATACACACGATCAAGAAGAACAACCAGGAGAGATTAACGGAACACACACGTTCCTGATCAACGGAGAAAGTCTTCTTCACTTGAACATGAGATGTAGCGATTTGCCAACATTCAACATAGAAGGTACTACAGATCAGTTTGTTTCTGATAAGGAATCCAACACTTCCCAGGGAGATAGAGAAGATATCAAACACGGGATAGCTCCCCAACCAAATGGAACCAGAGTTCATCTACCAGCAGAGTCTAATGGAGCTGTCAGACATGGTGAGGATCATCCTCTTCCGAATGGTTACCACGGAATGGAAGAAAAGGTTGCATCTTTGGAAACAGGAAACGTAACGAAGAAGTGGGTTCGTGGAAGGCTAGTCGAAGTCACAGAAGCAGCTTGA